ggaatataagggaagggagaagagatgtgtgggaaatatcagaaagggagacagaacataaagactccttaactctgggaaatgaactaggggtggtggaaggggaggagggcgggggggtgggtgtgaatgggtgacgggcactgaggggggcacttgaggggatgagcactgggtgttattctgtatgttggcaaattgaacaccaataaaaaataaatttattattaaaaaactgaAGTGTGTCTGAGCCAGGGTGGTGTCCCAGGACTCTCTGTTCAGAGGGAATCCTAATAAGGCAGCTTAATGTGAACTGGGTACAAATTGGGGTCTCGGTATGCTCAGCACCAGCTGAAACCTGGGGTGGCAATTGGAGCCAGGATTGAAGTGGGATTGGGGGTCCTAGTGTGTTCCCAGAGAGGATGCCCTGGTGGGGTGCCTGGAGTTGAGGTGGGTGTCATGCCAGGAAGTTGAGGTGCTGGATGAAGGAAGTGCCCTGCCTGGGGGGCTGAAGCCAAAGTAGGCATGAGCCAGGAGGCCCCAGAGCTCTCCACACCACGGGTGACCTAGCAGTCCTTCTGGAGTTAAATTTCTATGGACATGGAGTATTATGAGGTTATCTATGCCTATGACACCTTGGCAAGACAGCCAGATGTGTAGTGAGTGCTGTCCGGGGATCTCAGTGTCTGCTGCTCTGGGGCTGCCTTCTTGGAATGGCAGGCACTGGTGTGGGCTGGGAGCCTGAGTCTGAGTTGATAGGTATACGAGGACTTCCAGCTCCTGCTCCTTTCTACCTTGTCAAGTTGGGGGGATATTGTAAACCATGGCTCTTGCCAGCCCCTACAACCAGTCAAGAGTCCTGGCCACTACCCTGCCTTTTGTCAGAGTTATAAGacagtttcctttattttctagttGCTCTTTTCAACCCCAGCTTTTCTTCTGTGCCCCAATGCCAATAAATCTTCTCATAGCCCCTCAGTACTATCCCTCCCCACTGTATTTTGCCATGTCGGGAGTGGGGATTCCCTTCAGCACCATTGTCTCTGTCTGTCTTGCTGTTGGTAGAGATAGGATATGTCCACAGACAGGGTGAATTCAGGGTCTTTCTACATCACCATCTTGGATCAGctggatttctatttttaatcatgTTTCTAGTGGTTATCATAAAAATCCCAGGATGCTACTCTAAGCCTTCTGTAGCCCTGCAAAGTTACCTGCATCCATTTTGGCATCTCTGCTTTCATGAAATTGAGAATCCTCCTGTGGCCCCTGGTTTTAAACGGTGAATTTGCCTCTGACTATCTCACCTGGATTACTCAGTTTCTATTTCTCCATGGACCTGAGATCTCAGATCTCAGGTTATCACCTTATTCATAACACAGTGGTCATTATGCACATGTTTAAGCCTTGCTCACTTTGGTGTTTCCTTATGCCTTCTGATGCTTGATTTTACTATGATTGTGCTCCCatccatgtgttttcatttaaaaaattcattttttattaatgatttctgTATCTCTGTACAGGGAGAAGAGGGTGTGTCACAAGATACTGTTGCAATTCCTGTCTGACTCATATTTCTCACTCAAGTTCTATGGTCCAGATTTGGAGTGGTCGTCTGGACTACATGAGGATGGCTAAGATTAAAGTGGTAGCAGTGGACTGAAGCACCTcaacctaaaatatatattttgtaatgaaATTTACAATATTCTTGACTGAATGTGGGTGGCGAAGTATTAgaattttggggtttttatttttttaaataatttgttgttTCAGGAGAACACAGAAAGTCAAAGaaataggcagacagagaagtaggcttcctgtggggaacctgatgccagcccaatcccaggaccctgggacttcattcttttatgccttgttaatattccattgtatctctataccacatcttttttatccatttatctatggaAGGACACTTGGGTACttacataatttggctattgtaaatatcCCTGCCATAagcataggagtgcatatatcttccTCACTGAGTGCTTTCGTATTCTTTGCGTAGATACCCGGTATGAGGAATTCCATATGGTTAtggttattgttttttctttttctgagaaacttccatacagtggctgcaccagtttgcatttccatcaacagtgcacGAGGTGGCCTTTTGTCCACATCCACATgaatacttgttgtttcttgtgattttggttttagccattattacaggtgtgaggtgatatctcagaGCATGTTTGATTATTTGCATATCCCTGATGAAGAGTGCTGTTGAGCATCCTTCTGTGtacctgttagccatctgtatgtccttttggagaaatatctgttcatatcttgtatccatttttaaatttgattctttaggggtttttttggtgtggttccctaatttctttatatatttggagacTAATTcttcatcagatatgtcatttgcaaatatctccttccATTCAATAGGTTGTATGTTAGTATGTGATGGTatcttttgctctgcagaagcttttttattttgttttagtccTAAAAGTTTATTCTTCCTTTAGCGCCTCTTGCTTTAGGAGACCTAGCCAGAGAAATGTGACAGTTGAAGTCAGCAAAATGACCCcctctgttctcttctaggatttttaaggCTTTGGGTCTCACatctaggtctttaatccattttgactttactTCTGTGTGTGGCATTAGAAATAGttccaggttcattcttttgccCATAACTGTCCAGCATTCTGACATCATAAATTGACATCATCTTTTTCTACTGGATGTTCTTGTCTCCTTTTCGTAAATTAGTTGACTATccattgtgggtttatttctgtgctgtttgttctgtgtgtctacttttgtgcctgtaccatagtgttttgatcactacaggtTTGCAACATGCCATGAGAGCTGGAATTTTGGTAGTTctagctttcttcttctttctcagaattgctttggctgcTCACATTCGtagttatttttgaagattttattcatttctttatttcagagagagagagcatgagagagatggagacagaaaaagagacagagagagagagaatgagtaggaggagcaacagtcagagggagagggagatgcaggctccccactaatCAGGAAgcagccctatgtggggctccatcccaggaccctgggatcatgacctgggctgaaggtagatgcttaactgactgagtcacccagataaCCCTGTCCAGGGTCCTTGGTGTTTTCATACTCATTTGGGtattatttgttcttgttttgtgagATAACCTGCTAGTATTTTCATAGGAAATGCGTTGAATATGTAGGTGCTTtgggtactatggacattttaacaagattgatttcttccaattcatgtgatatctctccatttgtgtgtgtcatcttcaattactttcattggtgctttatagtttttggaCCACAGGACTTTtgcctctttgattaggtttattcctatatattttatttcttttgtgcaATTTTGAAtacagttgtgggtttttttgtttgtttgttttttgtttgtttgtttgtttgtttttgtggctGCTCCAATGGCTTTATTAACTCCTTTCTGGGGGTGGCAGGACCTTGTAGTTGAAGAGCTGGGATGGAAACCAGGAAGTGGTGGTCTCAGTATGGATCATTAAAGGGGTACAGAGGGTGCCCTGCATCTCTTGGGACCCTCTTCCCATCCACTGTGAGCATGGGTACAATGTATCGCCAATTTTTATTCAGGGCATCTAGCTGCTTCATCTCGTCTGGGCTAAAGGTGAAGTCAAACACCTGGATGTTCTGGAGAATACGTGAAGGTGTGATACTCTTGGGGATGCAGATCACTTTCCGCTGGACCTGCCACCTGAGCAGGATCTGAGCTGGAGACCGGCCATACTTTTCAGCCAGTGCCAAGACTACCGGCTCCTCAAGTAGGACAGGCTCATCAGGATCACGCCAAGCTCGATCAGAGGATCCCAGAGGGCTATAAGCGGTCACCTCCAGGCCGCGTGCTTGGCAGTGAGCAATTAGCTCCTTCTGAGCCAAGTATGGGTGACATTCCACCTGCAGGACAGCTGGGCGTACAGAGGCCACACTGAGCACATCATCGATCTGCTGACTGTTGAAATTGGACAGGCCCAGTGCTCGTACTAGTCCCTTAGCCACCAGTGCCTCCAGAGCTTTCCAGGTCTCCTTGTAGTGGGTAGAGTCATAGCGGATTGTCCCATCGGCATTTTTAGGGAAAGGGTTGTCTCCCCGCTCAAAGGCATAAGGCCAGTGCATCAGGTACAGGTCCAAATATTCCAGCTGGAGGTCAGCCAGTGTCTTCCGGAGGGCAGGCTCCACATCCTTGGGGTGGTGTTTAGTGTTCCACAGCTTAGAAGTCACAAACAGTTCCTCTCAAAGCACCAACTTGCCAGGTCCTACGTTCTCCTTCAGGGCCTCCCCGATCTCAGCCTCATTGCCATAGATAGCAGCACAGTCAATGTGGCGGTAGCCTACACTCAGGGCATACATAATAGCTGCTTTTACCTGGCCAGGATCACTCTTCCAGGTGCCCAGCCCAATCAGGGGCATCTTCTGCCCAGTGTGTAGGAGGACACATGAAGCCGCCATCACCCCCCTGGCTGGAGCGCAGAGCGTCAACGAGGCAGTGTGACCTCTGCTCGGTTCTGTGCCCTGCCACGATCCAACACGCCTCAGCTCCGGGAACTGCTGGGCTGCGAGGGAAGATGGCCCGATGCTGAAGGCCAGGACCTGGCTTAAGTCTGGCAGCGACGAGGAAGCTCCTCCCAGAGGGGAGAGAGCCGCGCTTTCAACATCCCGCGCGGCGGCGgaccccacccctgtcccccgTGAGGAGCTGGCGGAAGCCCTACGgttgtgtttttaattcttctttctactttattACTGCATAGAAACACTaccaatttctgggtattaattttatatcctacaactttactaaattcacttattatttccaaatatttttttggtggagccttTAGAGTTTTCTGTATAAAGTATCATGTCGTCTTCAAATAGTGGCCGTTTAActtctttaccaatatggatgcctcTTGTTTTCCTTGTTCAATTGCTCTGGCTGGGTTTTCCAGTAGTATGTTGAActaaagtggtgagagtggacttTCTTGTCCTGTTCCTAATCTTAACAGAAGAGTTCTCAGTGTTTCATCATTGGGTATGATATTGGctgtgtatttttcatatatggctctTAGTATGTTGAGGTACGTTCTTACTAAACCTACTTTTTCGAGCGTTTATCATGCATGGGTGTCAAATTTTGATAAATCATTTTCCTTCATCTATTGATAGGACCACATGATTTTTATCCTGTGTTTGTGGTGTTGTGTATCATGGTGACTCACTTGTAGATACTGAACCTTGCCTACAGTCTTTCTGATGCAGTCTAAACagctggaaatgaaaaatatcacaGAGACTGACTCTTAGGTccaaaagtgtcttttttttttttttaacttttattggtgtttaatttaccaacatacagaaaaacacccagtgctcatcccgtcaattgtccacctcagtgcccgtcacccattcccctccaacacccgccctcctccccttccaccacccctagttcgtttcccagagttaggagtctttatgttctgtctcccttcctgatatttcccaacatttcttttcccttcctttatattccctttcactattattcatattccccaaatgaatgagaacatacactgtttgtccttctccgattgacttatttcactcagcataataccctccagttccatccacgttgaagcaaatggtgggtatttgtcgtttctaattgctgagtaatattccattgtatacataaaccacatcttctttatccattcatctttcgatggacaccgaggctccttccacagtttggctattgtggccattgctgatagaaacatcggggtgcaggtgtcccgacgtttcattgcatctgaatctttggggtaaatccccaacagtgcaattgctgggtcgtagggcaggtctatttttaactctttgaggaacctccacacagttttccagagtggctgcaccagttcacattcccaccaacagtgtaagagggttcccttttctccgcatcctctccaacatttgttgtttcctgccttgttaattttccccattctcactggtgtgaggtggtatctcattgtggttttgatttgtatttccctgatggcaagtgatgcagagcattttctcatgtgcatgttggccatgtccatgtcttcctctgtgagatttctcttcatgtcttttgcccatttcatgattggattgtttgtttctttggtgttgagtttaataagttctttatagattttggaaactagccctttatctgatatgtcatttgcaaatatcttctcccattctgtaggttgtcttttagttttgttgactgtatcctttgctgtgcaaaagcttcttatcttgatgaagtcccaatagttcatttttgcttttgtttcttttgccttcgtggatgtatcttgcaagaagttactgtggccaagttcaaaaagggtgttgcctgtgttctcctctaggattttgatggaatcttgtctcacatttagatctctcatccattttgagtttatctttgtgtatggtgaaagagagtggtccagtttcattcttctgcatgtggatgtccaattttcccagcaccatttattgaagagactgtctttcttccaatggatagtctttcctcctttatcgaatattagatggccgtacatttcagggtccacttctgggttctctattctgttccattgatctatgtgtctgtttttgtgccagtaccacactgtcttgatgaccacagctttgtaatacaacctgaaatctggcattgtgatgcccccagctaaggttttcttttttaaaattcccctggctattcggggtcttttctgattccacacaaatcttaaaataatttgttctaactctctgaagaaagtccatggtattttgatagggattgcattaaacgtataaattgccctgggtaacgttgacatttttacaatattaattctgccaatccatgagcatggaatatttttccatctctttgtgtcttcctcaatttctttcagaagtgttctatagtttttagggtatagatcttttacctctttggttaggtttattcctaggtatcttatgcttttgggtgcaattgtaaatgggattgactccttaatttctctttcttcagtctcattgttagtgtatagaaatgccattgatttctgggcattgattttgtatcctgccacgctaccaaattgctgtatgagttctagcaatctgggggtggaggcttttgggttttctatgtagagtatcatgtcatcggcgaagagggagagtttgacttcttctttgccaatttgaatgcctttaatgtctttttgttgtctgattgctgaggcgaggacttccagaactatgttgaacagcagtggtgagagtggacatccctgtcttgttcctgatcttaggggaaaggctcccagtgcttccccattgagaatgatatttgctgtgggcttttcgtagatggcttttaagatgtcgaggaaagttccctctatcccaacactctgaagggttttgatcaggaatggatgctgtattttgtcaaatgctttctctgcatctaatgagagtatcatatggttcttggtttttctcttgctgatatgatgaatcacattgatggttttacgagtgttgaaccagccttgtgtcccagggataaatcctacttggtcatggtgaataattttcttaatgtgttgttggatcctattggctagtatcttgttgagaatttttgcatccatgttcatcagggatattggtctgtaattctccttc
This genomic interval from Vulpes lagopus strain Blue_001 chromosome 14, ASM1834538v1, whole genome shotgun sequence contains the following:
- the LOC121475601 gene encoding LOW QUALITY PROTEIN: aldo-keto reductase family 1 member A1-like (The sequence of the model RefSeq protein was modified relative to this genomic sequence to represent the inferred CDS: substituted 1 base at 1 genomic stop codon), giving the protein MAASCVLLHTGQKMPLIGLGTWKSDPGQVKAAIMYALSVGYRHIDCAAIYGNEAEIGEALKENVGPGKLVLXEELFVTSKLWNTKHHPKDVEPALRKTLADLQLEYLDLYLMHWPYAFERGDNPFPKNADGTIRYDSTHYKETWKALEALVAKGLVRALGLSNFNSQQIDDVLSVASVRPAVLQVECHPYLAQKELIAHCQARGLEVTAYSPLGSSDRAWRDPDEPVLLEEPVVLALAEKYGRSPAQILLRWQVQRKVICIPKSITPSRILQNIQVFDFTFSPDEMKQLDALNKNWRYIVPMLTVDGKRVPRDAGHPLYPFNDPY